AGATAGGGCTCGCGGTTTTGGGCGTTCCACCTGCGAATCTCTTCCATTTGCTGGGCGAGCCTTTCTTCGGTCAGACCGTTGGCTTGAAAAGAGGATTTGGAATGGTCGGCAATGCCGAGATATTCCAGGCCAAGCTCTTGGGCCGCCTGTGCCATTTCTACCAAGCTGTTTCTCCCGTCACTGGCTGTCGTGTGACAGTGGAATGTGCCGCGAAGCTCGGTCCATTCCACCAGCTTGGGGATCATCCCCTTTTCGGCCATCTCTATTTCTCCCATGTTCTCACGAAGTTCCGGCGGGATGTAGCTAAGTCCCAACGCCTCGAAAATGTCGGCCTCATCACGGCAGACAATGAGGTCGTGCGTCGAAGCGTGCTCGGGCCGGTGTGGGTTATCCTCCGTTTCCTCTGAGGCCGCTGCTGGTGAAAGCGCAGGACCAGTGGTTCGGAAAAGCCCCCATTCACTTAGCTTTTTCCCCTGCGCGATCGCCCGCTGCCGCATGGCGATATTGTGTTCCTTGCTTCCGGTTAAGTGGTGGAGTGCGTAGGGGTAATCCCTGTCCGGAACCACGCGGAGATCACAGGCAAGTCCACCTTCCAAAAGGACACTCGACTTGGTTTCTCCGTGACTGAGGACCCGGCTGACCCCGGGGAGCTGAACAAAAAAGTCCATGACCTTTCGCGGGGATCGGCTCGATGCCAGGACGTCTAGGTCGTGGACCACTTCTTTTCCTCGACGGAAACTGCCGGCCAGGCTCACCCGGATCACCTCCGGGCAGGATCGGAGGGCTTCGACGAGTTTTTCCGCAAGTTCGATCAATTCTCCGTACCGGTGGTAGGCTTGAAAGCGACGGTGCTCCTCAATGGCTTGCAGGATCGTTGCTTCGGTCTTTTCTCCAAATCCAGGAAGCCCACGAACGCGCTTTTCGCGGCAGGCTTTTTCTAAAGAATCGATATCGGCAATTCCCAGCTGTTCGTACAAGGCCTTGGCCCGCTTAGGGCCGACGCCCGGAAGTTCCAAGATGTGCAAAAGCGTTTCGGGAAACTCTCTCTTAAGTTCCTCGTAGTAGGGCAGATGGCCGGTGGTCACCAGTTCTGCGATTTTGCTCGCAATTCCCTCTCCGATCCCAGGAACCTGAGCAAGGCGACCTTCGGCTACGAGCTTCGTAACATCCTCTGCCAAGCCTTCTACGGCTTTGGCCGCATTGCGATAGGCGCGAACCTTGAAGGGATTTTCGCCTTTTAGTTCCAAATACGTGGCAATTTCTTCCAGCACGCGAACCAGCTCGGCTTTGTCCATAGGGCAAAAAAATCCCTTGAATGATTCCAAACTAGCCTACCCCAGGAGGGCAAGCAAACGACGGGCGCAGTGGTAAGGGGAAGGTGCCTTTCCCTGGGAAAGCTTGCCTAGGCGAAGAAGGGAAAATCGGCGCGCTTTGTCTACTTTCTCTAAAAAGACAAGAAAGGGAAATCCTTTTCTTTGCACGGTTTGCCCTGGCACTCTTTCGTATGGTAGGATTTTCCTTTGGCTCCGCAAGGTGGTGTTTTTGAGTCATGGTGAAGAACCAACGCCCAACCTCTTCCAAACTCTATTTGGAAGCTCAAGAGCTATTGGTCGGCGGGGTGAACTCCCCGGTTCGAACCTTTGGCGCGGTTCAGACAGCACCTCTTTTTGTGAGTCGGGCCAGGGGGTCACGGCTGTGGGATGTCGATGGGAACGAGTTTTTGGATTACCTGGGAAGCTGGGGTGCAGCGATCTTGGGTCATGCGGCCGGGCCTGTGATCCGGGCGATCCAGGAAGCGGCAACCAAAGGAACCAGCTTTGGTCTTTGCCATCCTCTGGAATTGCGCCTGGCTCAAAAGGTGTGCCAGTGGGTTCCTTCCGTCGAGCGGTTGCGCTTGACCAGTAGTGGAACCGAGGCCTGCTTGACGGCCGTGCGGCTTGCTCGCGGGGTTACCGGTAGGGAGAAGATCATCAAGTTCGAGGGAGCTTATCACGGCCATGGAGACTCCTTATTGGTTCGGGCTGGTTCGGGGGCGCTTGCGGGAGGCCACCCCGATAGCGCTGGGGTGCCAGCCTGGCTGGCGGCCCAAACACTGGTCGTTTCCTGGAATGATCTCCCCTCCCTGAAAGAGGTCTTCCGGCTGCATGGGAAGGAGGTGGCTGGGATTATTCTCGAGCCGGTGTTGGCCAATTGTGGTGTGATTCCACCGGAACCGGGATTTTTAGAAGAAGTGATGGAGCTAGCTCGCCAGCATGGGAGCCTGGTCATTTGGGACGAGGTCATCACAGGTTTTCGGCTAGGGCCGGCGGGTGCCCAGGGCCAATGGGGTCTGCGGCCGGACTTGACCACCTTTGGAAAGGTCTTAGGCGGCGGGCTACCTTTGGGTGCTCTAGGAGGGAGGAAGGAAATTATGGAACGATTGGCTCCCTGCGGAGATGTGTACCACGCGGGGACCCTTTCAGGGAATCCGGTGGCGGTGGCGGCCGGACTGGCTCAGCTGGAAGAGTTGGAAAAAGGAGGTGGCTACGCAATCCTAACGGAACTAGGAGAACTTCTTGAGCAGGGCATCCGCGAAGTTCTTCGCGGTCTTCCCTACCCGGTTTGCTTCCAGCGGTGCGGTTCCCTTTTTTCTTTCTTTTTTACCGAAGGCCCGATCCGTAATTTCCGCGACGCCCGGCGGTCGGATCCGAAAAAGTTTGCGCGATTTTTTGCAGGGCTCTTGGAACGTGGAATTCTTCTAGCTCCCTCTCCGTGGGAGAGTTCCTTTTTGAGTGTCGCTCACACCGAGAATGACGTCGAATGGACGGTGAGGATGATGGGAGAAGTCTTGCGTAGCCTATGAAAGGGTCCCTCCGGCTGGTCGGAATCTGGTTAGCGTGTCTTGGCTGGGCAAACGGCCAAACTCTTCGCACTCCCGAGGTCCCTTATTTTCCCAAGGACGAGCTACGGCCGGGAATGAAGGGTGTGACGCTTACCGTTTTGCAGGGGACCCGTGTGGAGGCGCTCCAAACGGAAGTCCTTGGGGTGGCTAAGAACTGGGTAGGGCCTGGTTTGGACCTCATTATCGCCCGGCTGGTGGATCCCAAGACGGCGCTAACGGGTGCAGTGCATGGGATGAGTGGGAGTCCCTTGCTCATCAACGGAAAAATTGCGGGAGCTCTTTCGCGACGAATTGCGACTTTCGAGAAGGATGGTCATTGCGGTTTTACTCCCTTTGAGGATATGTGGAAAATCGAACGGGAAATCCCGCGGCGCCCCTCGGAAGATTTTCTGTCACAGGTAACCCGAGCCTTTTGGAAGCGACCCCTGGCTCAACTGGGAAGGGAGAGTTCTTACGGGTTTCTGGGTATTCCCCTTTCCGTTCCCGGTCTTTCCCCCCAAGTGGCCCGGAAGATCCTGACGAGGTGGGGAGTGGAGGGAGGGACCCTTATTCCGGTTACGGCGGGTGGACAGGGAAAGTGGGATGCGAGGGTCGACCCCAACCAGTTGGGAAGTGGAGCCCCGCTGGCCGCGGTGATGATGAGCGGGGACATTGAGATTGCCGGGACGGGGACGCTCACGTGGAGGGATGGGAGTCGCGTTTTAGGATTTGGGCACCCCATGTTTGGCTTTGGCCCTAGCGCGATCCCCATGGCTACGGCCGAAGTGATTACCACGGTGCCGAGCTATCTCCTTCCCTACAAAGTCACCAACACCGGTCCCATTATCGGGACGATTACAGAGGATCGACTTTCAGCCATTGGCGGATCCATTGGACCGGTCCCTCGCCTGGCCACCTACCGGTTTGAAAGGATTCACCAGGGTGTCCCCTTGCCGGCCCTTAAGGGAGCCTTTGTGGTTCACCCCATTCTATCTCCCTTGCTTTTGGATCTGGCGATTGCTTCTGTGCTGGAGGATACGGATGCCTCGGCGCGGACCTTTACGATTCAGGTTAAGGGGGATGTGTATTTCCGGGGTCTGCCCTCACTCCATCTTACAGGGCTTTACTCCGGCCAGGACGGTGATCTAACCAGTACCGTTTTAGGGATCACGCGCCCGCTCGAGCTCTTTTTTTCCCAAGGGTGGGTCGAGCCGCTTATCGAACGGGTGGATCTTACCTTTGTTTCCAAGGAAACGGAAGAGCTTTGGAACCTGGAAAGCGTGACTCCGGATAGCTCTTTTTGCGAGCCAGGTTGCCAGCTGGGTCTTGTGATCCGGTTACGGAAGCGATACGGACCTTTGACGGAACGGAGGCTTTTTCTCCAGATCCCCCCGTCAGTTCCTCCCGGAAACGTGGAGGTTCGAGTGGTGGCGGGTTCGACCCTCGATCAAAAGCTTCTGGAACGGAGTTTAGGGGGAATCCGGACTGCGGAGGAACTTCTTCAGCGACTCAATCGCCGGCATAAAGACGACACGTTTTACATTGAACTCGTCGGCCCGGGAGAGGGACTTGTGGCAGGGGGACAGGAACTGCCTGCTTTGCCCCCGAGCGTGCGGGCCATTGAAACCCATTGCCCTGCCAGCCCCCAGGAGAGTCCACTTGATGAGGTGGTGTGGGAAGAGCAAACCTTGGAGGTGCCGGGAGTGGCCGTGGGGGAAAAGTCAGTTAGCTTGCAGATCCGCTGAAAGACTCGAAAAGAACAATAGAAAAGCCATTCTTTTCTTTACGGCCCCTTGCAGCAGGGTCTGGTGGTCCTTCTTATTGGAGAGAGTAGGAGCGTTTCTTTTCGATGTAGCCGTGTATGCTTGGTCTGGACCCTTTTTTTAAACAGGGTTCTCTATCCTTGGCGATTCCACGGGGTTCGGAGCTCTTTTCAACGTTGGAAGATTGACCTGCGATAGGGTACGCGTTCTTTGCTTCGGATAAAGCCCAGCCGTTGGAAAAAAGGGGGTGCCAAGAGCCAAAAAAATCTAGGAACACATAGAGCTCTTCATGGCAGGATATCCGGAGGAAGGGGAGTTCGTGGGCCAAGCGGCAGGGTGTTTCCTACAAGACGGCTTGGCGGATGTGGAAGGAGGGGTGTATGCCTCTTCCCGCAGAGGAGTTGCCAACGGGGACGGTGGGTGTTGGTGCGGAGTCTTTACAACCCGATGGGATGGCCTTTTGCCCGCGGCGTGTGCAAGGGCCGATGAGAGAGCGGATTGCGAGAGACCATTGGCTTGGGTTCTTCGGGTTGATTCTCAACCCAAGCGTTGCGGGTCGTTCAGGCTGTCAAGCAGGTCGGCTCCGGGATGAAGCGCCATCGTAGAGAGCTCGTTGGGGAGGTCTCTCATCGGAAGGTTGGCATCATTCTGGTCGAGGAGCGCGACCGGCTGATGGGCTTCGGGTTCGAGTACCAGGAAGCGGCATTGGCCGCGTAGAGTCGATCCATCCTGGTGGTGGAGCCCAATGAGAGGACCGACGATATCGTGCGCGATCTCAATGAAGGGATGGTTTCCTTGTGTGCGAGCTTTTACGAGAAGAAATGCGCGCAGAACCGTGCCAAGAAAGGGCACAAACCCATTCATGAGTAAGCTCCCAATGTTGACATTCAAGGGACGTTTGACGCCCACAAGAGAAGAGCTTTCGTGTCTTCCCGCCAATGCCGCGCTCTACGGGCGGGGGGAGGGGACTTTTTTTCTGCCTGATGCAGGCTGGCGTCTCGTGCGACGGGCTCAAGCGATCCTCCCTGGCGCGGTTTGGCTTGACCGCCCGCGAGTTCCATGCCCTCTGGGTGGGAGCTCGAAGGAAAGATGGCTGTAATCGGCCAAAAGCGGCCCAAGCTCATTGAGGAAGCTATTGGAGCGGATCGGGAGAGGGGAAAAAATGATCCACAAGCTCGAGGAGAAGAACCCGGGATCGAACGTTTTGCCCAAGAAAAAGCGGCGGCTGGCCATCGTCCCGACCGAGCCTGACGCGCTTCTGGCCGAAGAGGAGTCCCAAGCGGGTGCGTTTCTCTTTCGTTTCCCTCCGCCTCTTCTTGGAAAGAGTGTTTTTTGGAAGAAAACTGATACGCCCACTCTGCCAACTGGAAGAGGGATGGGGAGCTGCAGCGGAAAAGCCCCTTCTGTGTCCTCGGGTCGACGGACAAAACCCCCGCGAGCTCGTCCTGCCAAGCCACGGTATCCCCGAACGGGGAACTATCGGCTTCGCATGCGGCTACCGGAGGGATGAGGGAGCCCCCGCCAATACCTGGTTCTTGACGGCGTGCGTTTCGCCTACGGCCTGCAGGCGATCCTTCGAAGTCCGTTCCGGCAGCCGGAGGGTGATCGCACCAATCAAGGACGGGAAACTCGTCCGGAAGCGGGAGCGATCTACGGTAAGCTTCTGGTTCGTGCGCGATCGGAAGCGGTGGCGGGTGTTGGCGAGCGCCGAGGCGCGGACCGGTTTCCCTGGTCAGAGGGCGCCTTGCCGGAGCGGTTGGCATTGAGATGAACGAGGATCGTCTGGCCTTGGCCGAAACGGATCGCTTCGGCTATCTGGCGGATGCTCGTCGGATCCGGTGGACTCTCTATGGCAGGAGAAAGGAAAAGGCCAAAGCCCCTTTTGCTCATGCGTGCAAAGGGATCGGCCGGGCGTTGCGCCGAATCGGGCAAGATGCTTGTGATCGAACGATTGGATCTTTGCAAGAGAAAGCTCAAGGTTGAGTCGGTGGGTTTCGTTCGGGCTCGCTCTCTTCCTTCGGCTACCGGCAACGCGATGGTGATGGTGAAGTCGGCTTTTTTTTGCCCCGGAGCCAAGGCGATCGAGCTCGGACCCGCCCTACAGGCCTGTGACCGCCGCGGCAAAAAACTAGGCACGTTGTCATCGCGCGAGTTTTCACCAGGGTGTGGCCTCGTGTTCTTACCCACAGAGGATTGGGTTTCTCCGAACGCCCATCCGTGCCAGAGGCAGTCGTGCCTACTGGAAAGGGGAGTCATGTCACCTTCGTCCTACCCGGAAGCAATCGGACGAAGCAGCTACGGTCGTTTCTCTCGCTGGGGTTCGGGGGAGACTCCAATCGGAGCAAGCCCCGTCGGGAGGCAATCGGCTGTCTGCGATGGCTCTGTCCCCGAAATCGCGGGGATTGGGTACTCCCTGGGCTTTGCCAGTGAAACGCCGGCACGCGAATTTTCGGGAGCACTCTTTTCGGCCGGCGTCCCAGACAATCTTCCTTGGTAGGCAAATGGACGATATTGGTTGTAGGAAAAGAAGCTTTGTGAGACCAAAGGGGAAAAGGCCGGCTACCCCGGAGTGACGATGTGGCCCGTCACCCTTTTGAAACCCACGTGGGATCGTTCTCACAGCCGGTTTGGCTAGATGCACACCTCTTTTCACCCCTGCCCGATCGCGACGGTTTGGAGGATCATCCTGGGTTTGGCGTGGTTCTTTTCGGGGTCGTGCTTGGTGTGGCAAAGAGCGCAAGCGGTCAAGCCTCAAAGGATTGTGATCGAGTCTCGGGAGGACTTCGAAAAGGGAGATCTTATTAGTGCGAGCCTTTCGGAGGAGGGGGTCCTTCGGCCGGCTCCCTTAGTCGAAAAGGTGGCTGAACTGCCGGTAGACGAGGTCTGGTGGGTTCTTCCTTCTCCGGAGGGGGACCTTCTGTTGGGAGCTTCCCCCGGGGGACGGATTTTCCGGGTGACCAAAGATGGGCAATCAACGGTTTATGCAACCATTCCCGAAAGATATCCTTACGCGGCTGCTTTGGGTCCCTCGGGCGAGCTCTACGTGGGTGGGTCTCCTGGTGGGAAAGTCTACCGGATCGTGAAAGGAAAAAGAGAGGAATTGTTTGATCCCAAAGAGACGTATATCTGGTCCTTGCTATGGAGTCCTCAAGGAGATCTTTTCGTGGGAACGGGAATCCGGGGTCGGGTCTACCGGGTAAACCGCCGTGGCTCGGGGTCGCTTTACTCCCAAATGGAAGCGACGCACGTCCGGTGTCTTAGTTGGGATCCTTGGGCAAAGAGGCTTTTGGCTGGAGGTTCGGATCGGGGAGTTCTCGTCCAGTTTCAAGGGCCTGGTCCGGAAGGGTCGATCGTGATAGCGGACAGCGGCCGGCAGGAAATCCCACGGATTGTAAGCCTTCCAAGCGGGGACATCTTTTTTTTGGCTACAGGTCTTCCGACTCCTCCTGCTTCTTCCGTTGGGGGATCAGAGACCCGTGGTGAAGCCCGGGGCGACGCGGGAATACCGGTGGTTCTTGCTCCCGACTTTTCTGAGGCGACAAACCCGGGGGCTCCGTCCCCTCCCGGTCCTCCGCGAGCGGGGGGAATCTCTGTGGAGGCGGCCCGCCCTGTGAGTGCCAGTGCGATCTGGCGCCTCGATCGCTCTTTGTATCCCTTGCTACTGCAAGAGTTCAAGGGGACAGCGAGCACCCTGGATTGGCTGGAAAAGGAAAAGCGGCTTCTAGTGGGGATCGGCGGGCAAGAGGCGTTACTGTATCGATGCACTCTTCGAGGGGAGGGTGAACTCTGGGCCAAGCTGGGGACCGGGATGGTGAGCGCCGCCTACGCGGATCCAGGAGGGACCGTCTGGGTTGTTACGAGCCATCCTTGCCGGATGTACCGGGTGAGTACGCTACGACGAGGGGTAGGGATTTATGAATCCTCTCCTTTAGACAGTGGGCTTTTTGCCCGTTGGGGTTCTGTGCGGGTGACAGGGAAAGGGAAAGTTCACATAGAGACGCGAACCGGAAACGTTCCACGTCCGGGTACTTCGTGGTACGGCTGGCAACCCGTTAGGGGAGACCTCTGCCAAAATCCGCCGGCTCGCTATCTGCAGTTCCGGCTTCGATTGGAGGAAGATGGCTTTGTGAACCGTGTGGAGGTTGCGTATCTCCCGCAAAATGTGCCCCCCCAGGTCACAGAGGTGGACGTGCTGCCTTCTGGCTTCGGCTATACCGAAATGGTCTCCCCACCGGGACCTCCTGCACCGAAAACCATTGAGCAGCTGTTAAGCGAAAAGGGCCGGGTGGAAGGAACGGAATCGCTTTTTCGACTCCCGACTCGCTATCAACCCAGGGAGGGAAGGGGTTTGCGTACGGTTGTCTGGAAAGCCGTAGACCCGGATGGTGACGTCCTCCGGTATCGGATTGATTATCGCAGGGAACCGGGCGGAGCGTGGCAACTATTGGCCAAGGACTTAAAGGAGCCCATTTTCACGTGGGACACCAGCGGCTGGCCCGATGGCCAGTACCGGGTGCGTGTCGAAGCGTCTGACCAAGCCGATAACGCTCCGGGAGAAGGTCGTTCCGATTCTCTCGAAAGCTCTCCCTTTGTGGTCGATAATACTCCGCCGGCGGTCCGGGTCCTTTTTCGGGCGGGAGATCGGGTGCGTTTTGAGGTCACGGATCTTTCCAGCGGGATCAAGTCCGTGCTGGTCTCAACCGATGGCAGAGAATTCTTGCCTGCTTTGCCGAAGGACGGCATGGTCGATTCGCAGAGGGAGGAATTTGAAGTTCCTTGCCCAGCGGGGTCTTCGGTGTTCATTCGAGCCGAGGACCAGGCAGGCAACGTAAGTAGTGCCGTTGCACAATGAGCCAAAGACAGGATCCGGCCGAGAACCCTGATTCCCTGTTTGCTCCGGATCGCTATCTGGATGCGTCCCACACGGCTCATCCGGGCCTCTTAGAGGGCGCGCACTATGTGTGG
The genomic region above belongs to Candidatus Methylacidithermus pantelleriae and contains:
- a CDS encoding helix-hairpin-helix domain-containing protein yields the protein MDKAELVRVLEEIATYLELKGENPFKVRAYRNAAKAVEGLAEDVTKLVAEGRLAQVPGIGEGIASKIAELVTTGHLPYYEELKREFPETLLHILELPGVGPKRAKALYEQLGIADIDSLEKACREKRVRGLPGFGEKTEATILQAIEEHRRFQAYHRYGELIELAEKLVEALRSCPEVIRVSLAGSFRRGKEVVHDLDVLASSRSPRKVMDFFVQLPGVSRVLSHGETKSSVLLEGGLACDLRVVPDRDYPYALHHLTGSKEHNIAMRQRAIAQGKKLSEWGLFRTTGPALSPAAASEETEDNPHRPEHASTHDLIVCRDEADIFEALGLSYIPPELRENMGEIEMAEKGMIPKLVEWTELRGTFHCHTTASDGRNSLVEMAQAAQELGLEYLGIADHSKSSFQANGLTEERLAQQMEEIRRWNAQNREPYLFAGTECDILKDGRLDFSDEVLASLDYVVASIHTGFSSSEKENTRRLLRAMENPYVTILGHPTGRLLLARNPYPVNLEEVIEKAAATGTWIELNAHPWRLDLDWRWWRKAKEKGVLCVINPDAHRCSDLAFLRLGVKMARKGWLTTHDVVNTLPLAKMHRALKTKRLKHQA
- the hemL gene encoding glutamate-1-semialdehyde 2,1-aminomutase codes for the protein MVKNQRPTSSKLYLEAQELLVGGVNSPVRTFGAVQTAPLFVSRARGSRLWDVDGNEFLDYLGSWGAAILGHAAGPVIRAIQEAATKGTSFGLCHPLELRLAQKVCQWVPSVERLRLTSSGTEACLTAVRLARGVTGREKIIKFEGAYHGHGDSLLVRAGSGALAGGHPDSAGVPAWLAAQTLVVSWNDLPSLKEVFRLHGKEVAGIILEPVLANCGVIPPEPGFLEEVMELARQHGSLVIWDEVITGFRLGPAGAQGQWGLRPDLTTFGKVLGGGLPLGALGGRKEIMERLAPCGDVYHAGTLSGNPVAVAAGLAQLEELEKGGGYAILTELGELLEQGIREVLRGLPYPVCFQRCGSLFSFFFTEGPIRNFRDARRSDPKKFARFFAGLLERGILLAPSPWESSFLSVAHTENDVEWTVRMMGEVLRSL
- a CDS encoding SpoIVB peptidase S55 domain-containing protein — its product is MKGSLRLVGIWLACLGWANGQTLRTPEVPYFPKDELRPGMKGVTLTVLQGTRVEALQTEVLGVAKNWVGPGLDLIIARLVDPKTALTGAVHGMSGSPLLINGKIAGALSRRIATFEKDGHCGFTPFEDMWKIEREIPRRPSEDFLSQVTRAFWKRPLAQLGRESSYGFLGIPLSVPGLSPQVARKILTRWGVEGGTLIPVTAGGQGKWDARVDPNQLGSGAPLAAVMMSGDIEIAGTGTLTWRDGSRVLGFGHPMFGFGPSAIPMATAEVITTVPSYLLPYKVTNTGPIIGTITEDRLSAIGGSIGPVPRLATYRFERIHQGVPLPALKGAFVVHPILSPLLLDLAIASVLEDTDASARTFTIQVKGDVYFRGLPSLHLTGLYSGQDGDLTSTVLGITRPLELFFSQGWVEPLIERVDLTFVSKETEELWNLESVTPDSSFCEPGCQLGLVIRLRKRYGPLTERRLFLQIPPSVPPGNVEVRVVAGSTLDQKLLERSLGGIRTAEELLQRLNRRHKDDTFYIELVGPGEGLVAGGQELPALPPSVRAIETHCPASPQESPLDEVVWEEQTLEVPGVAVGEKSVSLQIR
- a CDS encoding WD40 repeat domain-containing protein; this translates as MIESREDFEKGDLISASLSEEGVLRPAPLVEKVAELPVDEVWWVLPSPEGDLLLGASPGGRIFRVTKDGQSTVYATIPERYPYAAALGPSGELYVGGSPGGKVYRIVKGKREELFDPKETYIWSLLWSPQGDLFVGTGIRGRVYRVNRRGSGSLYSQMEATHVRCLSWDPWAKRLLAGGSDRGVLVQFQGPGPEGSIVIADSGRQEIPRIVSLPSGDIFFLATGLPTPPASSVGGSETRGEARGDAGIPVVLAPDFSEATNPGAPSPPGPPRAGGISVEAARPVSASAIWRLDRSLYPLLLQEFKGTASTLDWLEKEKRLLVGIGGQEALLYRCTLRGEGELWAKLGTGMVSAAYADPGGTVWVVTSHPCRMYRVSTLRRGVGIYESSPLDSGLFARWGSVRVTGKGKVHIETRTGNVPRPGTSWYGWQPVRGDLCQNPPARYLQFRLRLEEDGFVNRVEVAYLPQNVPPQVTEVDVLPSGFGYTEMVSPPGPPAPKTIEQLLSEKGRVEGTESLFRLPTRYQPREGRGLRTVVWKAVDPDGDVLRYRIDYRREPGGAWQLLAKDLKEPIFTWDTSGWPDGQYRVRVEASDQADNAPGEGRSDSLESSPFVVDNTPPAVRVLFRAGDRVRFEVTDLSSGIKSVLVSTDGREFLPALPKDGMVDSQREEFEVPCPAGSSVFIRAEDQAGNVSSAVAQ